DNA sequence from the Cottoperca gobio chromosome 10, fCotGob3.1, whole genome shotgun sequence genome:
TAGGATCTGTGCAGCTtccctctggtgtgtgtgtgtgtgtgtgtgtgtgtgtgctcttgcaatacatatttacaaacaGGTTttaacatgtggagttgttgtgggaacaaatgaaaatcacaaactaGTTTCAGGTGACTAGATGTGAAAAGTGCATttacaatacatttcatatCCACACGTTTGGACTCTGATGACGCAGACTCACATCAGCATGAAAACACTTTAGTTTAGAAGCTATTCATTGACTCTGGagatgaaatgcaaaggtccgtattatttagttttgctatgttgtctttaaatgaaacaaatattagTCTCCATCGTGTGCTGTggctttcttttaaacctcctGAGAGGAGCGTGTGTTTCAAAGGATGCCAACTGGTTCCTGTTCTTTGTTTCTGAATCAAGAGGGCACTAAGGAGCACATGTGTGTGAGCGGAGTTGAACCGTCTTTAACCTTCTGGttgattttgatcattttttccatcattttctgtcagaaATCTACAAACATATCAAATATGCATTTACAGATTAACAGTGTAGTGaacatttgacaaaatattCATATAGGTTTGTACTTTATATCATCGTATTGTGTTTTgatatgatcattttaaataattgttagctgctgcagcctgGCAGGAAAATCCTGGAGCATCGAGTCACTGCCGTCTGAGTCAAGTGAAGATTGAAGAAGTCTTTCTGCAGCCTGACAGCCTGACAGAGAGTAAGTCAACCTGCTGACATGACACGCTTTcatgattctctctctctctctgtcattcacacatgtgcacacactcacacatgcacaaacactcactcacataaacatgtttaaacagTTACACAGATGCATGTTTGCATACAAGAGTGCATGCAGGGACAAAAAGAACACATGGATGTGAACATCTTCCTATTAACATTACTGCTGAGTGGAAAGTAAGTCGTGTAAGGCAATACTAATGAGTCAGTTTGCTCTGGAACAAATACTTCAAATATtgataaagaatataaaaatgtatacttCCTCCTCAACAGGCTCCGTGGTGATACATGATGACTAGGTAATAGCAATTCAATCTAAAAAGAGTTATAACAATAAAGCATATATCCCTTATATTTATGGGAATGCAAAGTAAACGTGTTGAGTGCACAACATCATATCTGCCATGAGAACGGATCTGCAGACGTGTCCTGGCAGTCTGTGTCACATTAATGCTTCTCAAGCTTTGGAGCATGCATGAAGACAATTCATTCCTTTGTGGTAATACTGGTGCTGCGGATCAGTGACGCAACACCTGCTCAATACCGGCCGGCAACTGACGCACTCTGAGGCAATCATTAAagttagaaagaaatgtaaatgaactCTGCTGCATTTTCACAATGTCTGACATTTTGTTCtacgtgtgtgttttctcttgcAACAGAAATGAACTAAAGTCAAGTCGTAAGGCCAAATACAATTCAGTCTGAACTGAAAGGTCAGATTCCTGCAGCATACACTGCGTAAGAAGAAGCATAAGAAGACTGTCCAACTACTGAATGGCCTTGATGAAACTATAAGAACCTTCCTGCAAAGTGTTTGAGCAGAGTAGTGAATCCTCACCAGCTCTGTGGCTCCTGCTCTGATATCGAGAGCAAGACATATAAATACAGTGGTTACAATAAAGAAATGCTATAACTGATGGCTTTGGGATGTTTTAACATCCTTGGAGCCACATTTATAATTAATCATCTGATTTATATTACACTCTACTTAAAAGAGAATATATGCGTTTCATTTAAATCAACGAACCaaaaagataaatgtgtttataaactTTAAGTTGTTTTCAGCTTTTAAAAGAAGCAAACCATTGATACAAATAATGTTGTGTGCAGTTTGGAATCCTCCGTATAATTTCTCTACTCTGTAATATCTCAGACAACAATGGCTCTCtgttttattatcaatatttttaataacCACAGAAGACTCTTTATTATAGAGTCTGACCAAAGGCCTCTTTTATTTAGTCCAGCAGCACATTAAGTGAAAGACATAAGGGAGAATATCCCAATCTTCATATAAAAGCTGTAAAGCTTATTTGAGGAAGCCATTAAGAATTAGGAAAATACAATTTACCGTATTTAGACCTTGCACATTTTAAGAAAATTGGTGGGTGTACAAAGAAAGACTTTATCTACATATACGTAGCAATAGACCGTAGCTAACTACCATGTatctatataataatgtatttctttgtgatTATTAtcgttgttattatttattttcttcatattttggTCTGTAGTAGGTTTAATACTTGTAGCATGACCTCAATCTGTACTACGACAGCTCCATCTAGTGTTTAACCAATAGACCATACAGTTACATTGGTCCCGCCCAGCCTTTAATTCTATTGGCTGTGTGTTTTCAAACGTTCGTCACGTTCTCCTTCATCATTGGCTCGGCGATGTGTCAATCACACCAGTTTACGGAAGTGTAACCCACCCACTACAAAGATGGAGGACGATATCTCAAATTTGAACAGACCACAAATGTACTTGTTTGGTGAGCTTCGCTTATTCTGGCAAACCTCAAACTGTTTCGGTCGCACAACCAGTGTTACTGCCATTTTATCACGCACAAATAGCCATTTAACAATTTTAGCTGGCGCAAGATCGCTAAAGAGCTAGCTAACCTGCCTGCCCCTACTCGCGCCAATTCAGCTCTTTTGTTAGCTAGCCGAGCAAGGCATGGAGATACAGCAGTTTTAGCAAAGAGTAACCACGCTGCATGTCTACTACTGTatgcatttgtgtattttgttcGAGAAAAGTGCGAACATAAGGTTAGTTACACGTTGCACGTATCGTTTTCTCCAGGTTGTACCCTCAAATCCGACAAACGGGAGTTCAGAGTTGACGTAGACGACGATGATACGGAGCAacagctgtcactcaaagcagTAAGGAAGACACTACCGCACGAAGAGAAGATGAATGAACTGCATGTTGCCAAGGGAACAGtgttatagatagatatagatatacacacacacacacacacagatatatatacacacacacagatatatatatacacacacacacacacagatatatatacacacacacagatatatatacacacacacacacacacacagatatacacacacagatatatatacacacacacacacacacagatatacacacacacacacacacacagatatatacacacacacacacacacttgtatatctataatatagatatatatatagatatatacatacacacacacacacacacacacagatatatatacacacacacacaaatatacacacacacacacacacacacgtatctataatatagatgtatatatagatatatacacacacacacacagatatatacacacacacacacacacttgtatatctataatatagatGTATGCATCTATAttaaagatgtgtgtgtatatatagatatatatacacacacacacatatatatatatatattaatagatgtgtgtgtgtatatatatatagatatatatctatatatatatagatatagatatagatatattatagatgaatgaatgatttgTTATTTTGCTGGTTTCCATGATTCCACAATCTCTTTGTGTCGTCCAACAACAGAACAGCTGTGTCTAAATGGTTGTTCATTACATTGGAGCAGTGCTGCtgctaattattatttatttagtatttcttttattaatcaataattGTTTACTctgtcaaatataaaacattaatacataatTGATGGTTTCCAGGTGTGTCTGGGAGCCGAGGCCGAGGATAAGTTCCACATGGTGGAAGTGGAGGGCCTCACTTATGATGGGAAATCCACCAAACTGCCGCTGGTTGTCCTGAAACCATCGGTGCTGCCCTCTGTGAGTGAACGCCAACgctacagtgccctccagagttattggcacccctttagtaaacatttgcaaaactattcttgaaagaaaagaaatgttgactttaaataaatatttttctccaaaacatctgtgccacaattattggcaccccttcattTAATGTGCAGCCTccaggattacagctctgagtctgTGAcgcctgatgaggttggtgaacacacGGCACGGGATCTGAGACACTTCTTCCACACGATCCTTCAGATCCTTCAGATCCttcagatccttcagattcagaggttgacgcttgtggactctcctcttcagctcatcccacacaTGTTCTATAGGGTTTAGGTCCGGGGACTGTGACTGTGATGATCCTTGGAGATTCTTCTGCCAGTGGAACCATCCTCCTCACGGTGTGACATCCTCCAGGCTGACtcttaacatctcctgttgctttaagctTCTTCATTATCGCCCTGATAGTGGAAAGATgttcttatatccatttcctaatCTGTGCAGCTCAACAACCTTCCGTCGCAGATCATCTCGGGTCTTTCCCGTAGTGACGAATGActgtgtcacctcatattaataccccagtgaaacaggaagtcacggttgaccacttaagagttcctaatcaaacaggtTAAAGATGTAACATATGGAATATGGAAATATACTTCATTTTCTCGGGGTGCTAATAACTGGCACAGATGTTttgaagaaatatatttattcaacaagTCAACAagttacttcagtgaaaaggtttgtgtgaatgttttgagtgaaaggccGAGACGATAAACAATAAGAGATTATTCTTACTAAAGGGGCGCACAATAATTCTGGAGGTATGAAGTATGAAGTGTGCTCAATGACATGGAAGTAAATCTATGATGCAAGATGTACACTTGATCGTTTAGCtatgttaaaagtaaaacactatTCTACTCTTTCATGCTTAAATGACGAACACTTGAACGGGACAACTCATTCATACTGCGGAACACACAGAACCAACAGGGACCGTAAACACAAACTACATCCTGTTAAAGAACGCTGATCTGATACCAGCAGTgatgacatgtgttgtgtttgtcttgttCAGATGAGTTTAGGGGGGTTTGAGATCACACCTCCGGTCACCTTCCGGCTCCAGTCCGGCTCCGGACCGGTGCACATCAGCGGGCAGCATTTTGTTAGTGAGTATTATGTGTGTTATTATTCTACTGATTGATTGATGATGCACATCACTGTGTTTCTACATGAGTCACACAAGGGCTGCCCAGGTGACAGATTCCCTCTCTGCTCATATAAAACAATAACCAGTGTTTGCTTTGTAGGCGTGAAGGATtcagaggatgaggaagaagaaaacaactcGTCACCAGTGAAGCGGCCTGCAAGCCTGATGTCGGGGAAGAAGCCTCCCCTGGTAGCGTCCTCTGTACGttcacaaa
Encoded proteins:
- the npm1b gene encoding nucleophosmin 1b isoform X1, with the protein product MEDDISNLNRPQMYLFGCTLKSDKREFRVDVDDDDTEQQLSLKAVCLGAEAEDKFHMVEVEGLTYDGKSTKLPLVVLKPSVLPSMSLGGFEITPPVTFRLQSGSGPVHISGQHFVSVKDSEDEEEENNSSPVKRPASLMSGKKPPLVASSKKLKMESDDDEDDSDDDDDEDDDDSDEEDAKPLKNVGKELKKSPQFSAKKPNKTPVKLNGPAGTPSGSAVKAQVKTPAPGKDKPQAGPSKSPPLTEIKSKLSTAAKEGKPLPKTEQKLENYLKNCFKISDKKVVKDLWSFVKTLKIEKK